In one Parvibaculum sp. genomic region, the following are encoded:
- a CDS encoding Fur family transcriptional regulator — protein MAARAAVHAHTSHNHRACIDDALATARALCTARGVQLTPLREKVLQIVWRSHKPMGAYEVLDELARSHKSARPPTVYRALDFLMAEGLIHKIESLNAYLGCIEAGAPHSGQFLICRKCGATEEIVDPRLETALEAAAARAHFRPERKVVEISGLCARCGK, from the coding sequence ATGGCGGCGCGCGCGGCGGTCCACGCCCATACATCGCACAACCACCGGGCCTGCATCGACGATGCACTGGCGACGGCGCGGGCGCTGTGCACCGCGCGGGGCGTGCAACTGACACCGCTGCGCGAGAAGGTGTTGCAGATCGTCTGGCGCAGCCACAAGCCGATGGGCGCCTATGAGGTGCTGGACGAGCTGGCGCGCAGCCACAAATCGGCACGGCCGCCGACCGTCTACCGGGCGCTCGACTTCCTGATGGCGGAGGGCCTCATCCACAAGATCGAATCGCTGAACGCCTATCTTGGCTGCATCGAGGCCGGCGCCCCGCATTCGGGCCAGTTCCTGATCTGCCGGAAATGCGGCGCGACCGAGGAAATCGTCGATCCGCGGCTCGAAACGGCGCTCGAAGCGGCGGCGGCCCGGGCGCATTTCCGGCCCGAGCGCAAGGTGGTCGAGATTTCGGGGCTATGCGCGCGCTGCGGAAAATAG
- a CDS encoding SOS response-associated peptidase — protein MCGRYMITSAPEAMRQLFDWFEKPNFPPRHNIAPTQPVPIVILDGGKRRFMLVRWGLVPSWAKEMPQSLLINARAETIAEKPSFRGSFRHRRALMPADGFYEWKAEGKGPKQPYVIRRVDRAPFAMAALWDNWMPADGSEIDSCAVVTCEANETLSPVHHRMPVILDQKDWEKWLDPATPPKELQALMRPAPADLLDAQPVSTRINRVANDDPGLLDPVVKTAEPPPEKPRAKKPAKDTRQMGLF, from the coding sequence ATGTGCGGACGCTACATGATCACCTCGGCGCCGGAGGCGATGCGGCAGCTTTTCGACTGGTTCGAGAAGCCCAATTTCCCGCCCCGCCACAACATCGCGCCGACCCAGCCGGTGCCCATCGTTATTCTCGACGGCGGCAAGCGCCGCTTCATGCTGGTCCGCTGGGGTCTCGTGCCGTCCTGGGCGAAGGAAATGCCGCAATCGCTGCTGATCAACGCGCGGGCCGAAACCATCGCCGAAAAGCCGAGCTTCCGCGGTTCCTTCCGCCACCGCCGCGCGTTGATGCCCGCCGACGGTTTCTACGAATGGAAGGCAGAAGGCAAAGGCCCCAAGCAGCCCTATGTGATCCGCCGTGTCGACCGCGCGCCTTTCGCCATGGCCGCCCTCTGGGACAACTGGATGCCCGCCGACGGCAGCGAAATCGACTCCTGCGCCGTCGTCACCTGCGAAGCCAACGAAACGCTCAGCCCCGTCCATCACCGCATGCCGGTGATCCTCGACCAGAAGGACTGGGAGAAGTGGCTCGACCCGGCCACCCCGCCGAAAGAACTGCAAGCCCTCATGCGCCCCGCGCCGGCCGACCTCCTCGACGCCCAGCCCGTCAGCACACGGATCAACCGCGTGGCGAACGACGACCCAGGCCTCCTCGACCCCGTCGTCAAAACCGCCGAACCGCCCCCCGAAAAGCCC